In Podospora pseudopauciseta strain CBS 411.78 chromosome 2 map unlocalized CBS411.78m_2, whole genome shotgun sequence, the genomic stretch AATTTGATGCCCTAAACTTCGCCTGAGCTAGATTTTCCGACTGCAGATATTCCCTCACGGAACTGTGCACCAGCCTGACCTGGTTGTGCTCGATAACCACGAGCCCTGGGCAGCAGAGAAGGATATCCTCTGCGCCAAGCCCCATCCTCAAGGTGCCATCAACTTCCGCAACAGTCAGCGATCGCtcagcagagcagagcaatGTCAAGATGCTCCTTGCATCTTCGAGAAAGCCTTGTTCGACATCTAGAAGCATACGCTCATAGGTTTCACACAAGGGGTATGGCACAGAGGAAAACAAGCTCTTGACTCGTGCCTCTACCACCGGGCAGGATTCTAGGGCTGTGAGCATACACTCGACCCATCGGAATCTAGGAGAATGTGGTAGTATCCTGGGAAATCATGAATGGGTGCTTGGAAGGATATAAGACTTACGATCCCTCCGCTCTCGAGATAAGAGCACCCTGAATGAGGAGATGAAATTGTCTCACCCTTTGAAGGTTCCGGTTGTTCCGCAGGGTTCCAGTGATAAACGTCTCAATGTCCAAGTCGACAttgttgatcttgacctcctcgtGAGTGGCCAGGCGAAGATAGTCTCGGATATCTGGCTCATCGCGGCTAGACACGAGCAGATGCAGTCGAGAGTCTGGCCAGCCCTGGATTTCCTCGATCGCCTTGAGCAGACACCCTCGGCCGGTCTTCCTGGGGTACTCGTCTAGTCCGTCCAAGATGATGTAGGTGTTGCTGAACTGCTTGACCGCGGTGCGAAGAACGCCCATCAAGCCCGACTCTGAAGGTGGTACATTGAAATGGTTGACACGCATCAAATGATCCAATTCACCGACAACGGGATTGTCGGATTTCAGGTGGCCGAGAAACTGGTGTATCACGGAGCAAAGCATTGAAAATGAGGTTTGTCTCGAGGTATCGTTGGAATCGAAGTAGAAGTAGGCAACGCCCACTGCCTTGTTGGGCTGTCGAAGCCTGAGCACATGTTGAATCGCGGCTGAAGCGAGGACCGTTTTCCCACAACCGGCAGGCCCATGCAGCCAAAGGAACGAGTCGGGTTTGGTGTGCCAGGAGGAAAATGCTGGACCCCTGATGAACCAGTTGCCAGTGTTTGAGTGTtgcttgttgatggtgtcgtTGTGTTGGACGGATATATCAGATGCATTCAGCCATCGTTGCATATCTGCCATCAATCGATCGGCCCGCTCCGTCCTCACCATCTCGTGGTTAGCTTGAATGCCTTCTATGACATTCATGCTGCTTCCTAGATTTAACACTTGAAGACCCAATCTCAGATTGGAGCATATCCCGTCGACCATCGCTGAGAGCTTCCGGACTGTGGTGTCTATGTCGTACTTTGGTAGCATCCTTGCAGACGCCATACTTATCAAGTATCGAGAAGGGGAAACTCACCACGTAAGGGATAGGCGAGCTGACGGATGAATGTGCGCGAAAAGAAAGAACTTGAACCGCTGCTGGTTGAAGAGCATTCTGAAAGTTTCTGGGCTTCGTTGTGTAACTCCTGAATGTGGCCTTCGCACTCCCGAATCGATGACTCGAGCGAGTGAAGAAGATCTCTCTCATGGGGTTGGAACTTGCGGGTTCGAAAACAAATTTGCAACTCCTGGAGTATTGTGGCTAGCGCTTTGAGCTGTTGAATGGTactggtgatgttggcttTCGAACTCTTAACTGATGCGTAGTACTTGATAAGACATTCGGTGGCCTGTATTCCCAAGCCGATAATTCCGACGACGGCCCCGGCGAGCTCGATAGTGAATGTGTAAGGCAATGAATAAGGGGTATGTAAGGAAGTGATGTGAGGAGTGTGTAACGCAATGATTAGAAACAACATGATGCTGGATTGTGAGAGGCAACATATATACTCATCTGTGATCATAGAACATGAACACCTAGAGGCTGGACGTCTATCTGACTCCCTTAGATGGCTCGCCACCGGCCACACATACCACCTGCACGAATTACCCAGGCGCGCACACATTAACAAGCAATCAATTAAGACTCACCGGCACCACAAACTACTAAAATACATATAAGCGTAACAGGCTTTTCCAATAAAAAGAAGGCTTAAATATATACTGCTTTTAAAATACCtatgtggtggtgtcgtaGTTGTATTTtaagtatatatatttggTCGTAGACTTTAATGTTGGAGTTTAAAAATCTGGGTGTGGTGTCCAATTAGGTCTAGTGACAAAAACTAGCCTTATCCTAATCGGGCTGTCGTCAGGTGACCTGGCTTACATAGCATCTGGGAAGGTGGTTCGAGTTGCCAGTCAATTAAGAGAGTCCCGTCTATCTAGAGTAAGCGTGTAGATGCATGATAGCCAGCGTCTCGATGATCACCATCGCGTTGTCCCCCGTGGTGTCCAGCGTCTAGATGCCCAACGTCTAGCTGTTAGGCGCCCAACGTGAAGCGCCAGCAACGTAGCGAAGCGCGGATTACCCCTGTGTGACCACGTTGCCAGGCCAAGTTTTGCACCTGTAGTAAAGTGTAAGCGCAAGAGAACGTGATTAGAGCATCCTACGACGGCAATATGAACTGAATGGTTTTCACGATGTCAAAATGCTTTCAAACATGACACTTGGGTTCTGCCTTACGAGCATACAGCAGTGTTGATTACAGACACACTGTGAATGGATGCATGATCTTCGCTAGGCAGGCCTCGTCGAAACAATGTTGATACCCCTTGAAGGCCAGCGAAGCGCCGACCAAGCCTCACCTCGCCGGTTTCTGTGCTTCCCGGTTAAAGCCGAATATTAGTTATCGCAGACCTGCTCTCAAAAAAGATATCGCGTTTGGATCCGGTTTTGCTCTGGCGACCGAGACTTTATTTGgtcgatggtgatgctgcGGCTGGACAGTGTGCTCAGCTTTTCGGCGCACAAACCATTTCCACACAACTTCCAGTTTCTTGGCCAAAATCCCAGGATGCGAGATTCAAAACTGTCGCCTGTTCGATCCAGTTCTGTTTGTTCATGCGGAATTCGCTGTCGAGAGCATGTCGATTCTCAGGCTCCCTTGTGGTGATACCAGACTGAAGAAAATATCAGGATAAAATAAATGAAAAGGTTACAGCTTCTGCTGATCGGGCTGGTAACCCGTTTCTTGCTTCGTCTTGGACTTGGACCGAGTGTGGCGCCACAGCTGAGAGAGCATTTCAAAATCTCGGAGCGTTGGTTGGTCGAAACCAGGCACAACTCGTGGCGTAGAGTCCCAAGAAGgaacaccagcaccggcacTTCGCGGTGATGGGGAATGGGAACGCGGCGACCGGAGCAGGAGTAGCGTCATTGTTGTGGCTTTGCAACAGGGCCAAGCCAGGCGCTGCGGCTGTGTTTGCAGCAGTTTGACAGCGACAAGCCGGAGGGATCCAGGGTTGAGGTGACAAACCTGCGACAGAGATATTGACATGCAACGTCAACTCCATCCTAAAGCTGACGACCGCTTTTCGATTCTGCAAAGTCTGTTCTGTTTTGCAACTGAATATCCGTATCcggtggttgttttgttttcgtCCTTTTTAtcctgtttttttttggccatcccatctccaccaaACGAAATACTTGACGTCGCACATACAGCCTCGTTCCCTGTTGGTAGTCGTCAGCTTTTGAGTGCGAGCCCCATCGAGTTCCCTGGGCAACCAAGCATAAGGCGAGAGAGAAGCCAAGGAAACCTCCAGCTTGCGCAACCTCAGCTCTTTGTATCTTCTGTGCAGTCGCAGCCCTATCGTCTTCAGCACAAACACAACAAACTCCCCTCCGAATTCCTTTTCGAAAAACCTTGGCCGGAAACCTTGATCTTCTGACAGGCGGGAGGGCGTGCGCAAGCGCAtagcaacatcaacaccaaccgaCACCAGACGAACCCAATCGAACCGAGCGCCGGACAGAGAGCCCctccaaagaaaaaaatgtGGGAAGACTTTGAGCTCGACGCCGAGCAAATTCCGGCCTTCAAGCTCGCATTCCACATAGCACAGATTGTCTTTGCGTTTGTACTATGGTGCCTCGAGATTGCTGTGTTCCGGGCCGAGAGCGCAAAGATTGTGGGCAACAACGGGTGGACGTTCGCAGTGGTATGTCTCAGCCTTATCTGTATCCCCTCACTTTTTGGGATCACAAGATACTGACGTGGATATGGGATGGCAGTTCTTCTTGTCGTTACCAGCATGGATCTACCTCATCGGCGCCCCTCGTTTCCCACGAACCCGCAAGATCGCCAACCCGACGGTGATGGTCTTGGTCGACgtcatcttcaccatcatcTGGCTCTCTGCCTTTGCGACACAGGCGGCGTATAACTCTTCTGGTCTTTGCGGAGATGTTTGCGGTATCAGCAAGGCCATCGTCGCCATGGGCGTATTCGTCTTGTATGTcctacccctcccccaccatcttcCCATCTTGAATAACCCGTACTAACTATCcccagcctcttcttctgcgcCACCACCTTCCTAAGCATCTGGACCCTCAAATACTACCAATGGAACAACCGCCTCCCCGGCTACGACCGCGGCGATCGCGGCGCCGGCTCCGACAGCCAGAACATCGACCCCGACAAAgccgccttctccctcgccccccaCGACGAGGAAGCCTACGCCCCGGTCAACATCCacgacgccgacgacgacgacagaCCCGCTCCCTACGGCGGTGCCAGATCTGACTACTCCTCTGACCCCTACGGCGCCCCCAAGTCGGATTACTCGGACCCGTACGGCAGCGCTGTTGGCGGTGGAGCGGCCAACGCGAGCACAATCGGCAGCTCGTACCAGGACAACCCGTTCCGAAGGGGAGAGGCGAACGCGAACCCGTTTGATGACGATACCGAGTATAACTCTGGACGGGTGTCGGCtatggggatggggggtgcGTCTACGCTGGGAGGGTCGATGAATAGTAGGTATCAGGCTCCGAGTGTGGGGACgtatgatgaggaggaggataggaCGGGGCCGGCGAGGTTTCCGCAGGCGAATTATGATCACCTTCATCGGTGATCGATGATGAATAGAACTGATGTTGAGTTACGAACGGGGGCTTGATGGTCAGGGGGGATATGAAAAGCGAAACGTGCTTGGGAAGGTCATCTTCAGCAAAAGTGCAGCGAATGGCATGTCATGGCTTGATGGGTTAAttggtggggaaggggtgtTTACTGTTTCTGAATGATCTTGTTTCCGGAGGGCGGAGTTTGTACATTGGAGGCATTTGGCTTTGCGTATGGTTTTATTATACAATGATCACGATATACAAACCTCTCATGAAATGTCTTTAGGGTTTTGGCGTcaggtggaagagggggacTTGTTCACACGAAAAGGGAGGTATCATGTAGTTGAACATGAGGATGGATTGTTGAATGTCCTGGTTCTTGAATGTGCGAATGGTGGCTTTGGTGGCTTTGTTTGAGCACGAGGCACGGTTCCAGTTGAAGCCGTGATGAAGGGTTTAAGGCGTATAGAGGAGTTGCAGGGCATTTCCCAAATTGATATATTGAAGAATGGCAACGCAGAAGATGTGGTGTCTGTTCAAGATATCTCCAAACTTTGGTTGCCATCATCTCATAGGGTTTATGATGATTGTTAAACTAACAAGTGGTTGCCCAGGTGGCAGGACTTCCGAAAGCCTTGATAATCATCTAGTTCAAGTCCAGCAACCTGACCTAACGACCTGCTCAACCGCCTGTTCGACCGCCTTCGCTAATTTAGGCCCAAGTGCTCTAATCAAAACCACAGATTTTTCCATTTCCGCCAGATCAGATGAAGACCAACTATAAACGCCAGAAAACGCCGGTATTATGAGTGACATgaacctcttccccatctGCAGCCGCCCTGTTAGAGAGCCACACTGTGAGGCTCAATTTACATCCTCAACAGAAGCCCCAATGTAGCAGAATCCTCTCAGCATTAAACGCCCCTAAATCAGCcccgccttcttcaacctcctcttcaaatcCCCGGGCGTCTGCTGCATCGGATTCAGCTTCATATCCCTCGCCATAGCacccacatcctccccatgcctctccaccaacctctccaaccactccctctccctatCACTCTGATACCTCGGTTTCGCCACTACTTCTCTTCCCGCCTCCCTTTCCAACGCCTTGAGAACTTCGCTCTTCTCATACGTCTCCCCCGCTAGCCCGCCCCATTCCTCGtactccttcttctctgctgATTCACCCTCATCTCCAGACTCGAGGTCGTTTAGCGGGTCATTCAAAGGGTTGGTATCCTTGATGATCCGGAGGATCTTTCCCGTCTCGGGGTCGCGCTCGACTTTTACCTCACGGACGCGGAGGGAGCCAGAGTTGGAGTAAGACTGCACGGCGAGGGGGTCTTGGACGTCGGTGCGGAGTTTGGATTTGTCGTTGGGGGCGGTGCCGCCTGTTGTTTTACCTAGCCTTGCGACGAGGCCGAAGCGGGTGTAGTTTTGGGAAAGGGTCTGTTTCTTGTCCCTGGTGACATGTAGAGTTAGCGAGTGAAATGGGGATAtgtgggagagagagggggagacAAACCAGTTCTGGGCGATGATGCTGTTTCCTAGGGGGTTGAGAGCCTTCGTGCGGCGGTTGGGCATCTTCACTTTGGAGCGCGAGGAGCGCGCCTTGCGCTTTTGAAGTTCGCGACCCATTTTGGATTGTGGTGGGGTGGTCTGAGGGAGGGGTtaaggttggtgatggtgttaATTGGTGCGGTGGTTGGCTGTGGTCGAttgcgctgctgctgtcgctGCGCTTGCCGTACCATGGCGGCCAAAAATTCTGGAGTTGAGACGATAAGagcgataagataagatCTTTTTAGTGGGTTGGCTTCTTATCGATTGGGCTGGTTGCCTTCCTATCGCCGAATTCATAACGCCGATGactctccttctcagccacGGCAGCTGCCACACTTGCTGCCAACTGAAGAGGCTGGCAAGCAATTCCTCTCCATGATTCAAAGACATGCAGATGCAAGATTGGACAATGCAATGTTCCTGTCTTCGCGTCCGTGACAACTTGGAACCGTTTCTGTTGACGATCTTCTTTCGAAGAGACCGTCATGTCTCCGTCTGAAGCTATAACACAGCTCTATTAAGCCTTCTTCACCGTTTCTTTTATTGATCCCCAGCCTCGCGTGACTGTCACATGCAAGCCTCGACGTCTGAAGACCAAGGTCACCTCTCTTTTCTTGGCAGGATGAGCTTGGCCTCAACAGCATCAACCCCTCTCACAAATCGCCCGACTGGATGAGAAAATCCCGCTTCGTCTCGTAGGAAACGAAGTGATACCCAAAAGCATACCAATACCGAAGACCACACACACTCACGGTTCGGATCTGGTAGGTGTCTCTGTCCATCAGAGCATCTCGGTGTCTAAACTTAGGTCGTCGAGCCGTTCGATGCTGCCCAACACCCATCGATATCTCGCAaccgccct encodes the following:
- a CDS encoding uncharacterized protein (EggNog:ENOG503P6B0); amino-acid sequence: MWEDFELDAEQIPAFKLAFHIAQIVFAFVLWCLEIAVFRAESAKIVGNNGWTFAVFFLSLPAWIYLIGAPRFPRTRKIANPTVMVLVDVIFTIIWLSAFATQAAYNSSGLCGDVCGISKAIVAMGVFVFLFFCATTFLSIWTLKYYQWNNRLPGYDRGDRGAGSDSQNIDPDKAAFSLAPHDEEAYAPVNIHDADDDDRPAPYGGARSDYSSDPYGAPKSDYSDPYGSAVGGGAANASTIGSSYQDNPFRRGEANANPFDDDTEYNSGRVSAMGMGGASTLGGSMNSRYQAPSVGTYDEEEDRTGPARFPQANYDHLHR
- a CDS encoding uncharacterized protein (EggNog:ENOG503NW9Q; COG:M), which encodes MASARMLPKLGLQVLNLGSSMNVIEGIQANHEMVRTERADRLMADMQRWLNASDISVQHNDTINKQHSNTGNWFIRGPAFSSWHTKFSNTYIILDGLDEYPRKTGRGCLLKAIEEIQGWPDSRLHLLVSSRDEPDIRDYLRLATHEEVKINNVDLDIETFITGTLRNNRNLQRILPHSPRFRWVECMLTALESCPVVEARVKSLFSSVPYPLCETYERMLLDVEQGFLEDARSILTLLCSAERSLTVAEVDGTLRMGLGAEDILLCCPGLVVIEHNQVRLVHSSVREYLQSENLAQAKFRASNFWVRNVPAQSQA
- the nop16 gene encoding Ribosome biogenesis protein Nop16 (EggNog:ENOG503P47V; COG:J), with amino-acid sequence MGRELQKRKARSSRSKVKMPNRRTKALNPLGNSIIAQNWDKKQTLSQNYTRFGLVARLGKTTGGTAPNDKSKLRTDVQDPLAVQSYSNSGSLRVREVKVERDPETGKILRIIKDTNPLNDPLNDLESGDEGESAEKKEYEEWGGLAGETYEKSEVLKALEREAGREVVAKPRYQSDREREWLERLVERHGEDVGAMARDMKLNPMQQTPGDLKRRLKKAGLI